One Trichormus variabilis 0441 genomic window, CTGCTGTTACCGACTTCCTGCCTTCTAATGACTGCATCACCATCACCTTTTATATGCTTGATTAGTCTTTCAAATAATGGTGTGAATTCGGAGTTAAGGTGATGTTCTTTCTGTAACTAACTTGTCAACTTTTCTGGGTCAAATCCCATAACATATATTATCCTGGACGCTGAAACTGGCTATGGCATTCATCAAGATACAGAACGTTGTCATTAATACCAGCTACGTGGCTGCGGTGAAGCTAGAAAATCAAACTAGTTTGGGAGAAAAAAGCGTTTCTGTCCTAATAGCTACTCCTCAGTTGCCATCGTTCCAGTGGGATACAATTGCTCAAAATCTCTACCATTACGAATGGATAGAATTTACTGGTCAAGCAGCTACCGTGATCCAAGATTATTTTACCAGTTTCAACAACGTGATTGACCTATTACCACAATATCAAGAGTCAAGCGTTGGATAACATTCTACTGATTCAGGGTATAGGGGTGCATGGGTATAGGGGTATATGTGTAGGTTATAAAAATTTTCAACCCTTACACCAATTTTTTATAAAGCTGCATAGAATCAGATCCCCCCTAGCCCCCCTTCAAAAGGGGGGAACCGGAAAAACACATATCAAAGTCCCCCTTAAAAAGGGGGATTTAGGGGGATCGAAATATGTGCAACTTCACATTAAATTGGTATTACACCCCCACACCCTCAGACTCCTATACCCTTCAAATTAACAGGGTTGAATGACCAGTATGTATAGTGTGGTGTTTCAAAAAAGCATTTAGCCTGACCTACAGCAATAGCAATTCTCCAAAATTCAGTCATAAATTCAAGCTCGAAAACCTGAGAGAAGATTGGTTTTTAAATTCTAAATTTTGAATTTTGTTGGCGTTCGCGGTAGCGTCTCGTAGAGAAGCCTTTCCGTAGGGTATTTTGAATTTTGAATTTTGCGGAAAGTTCTGTAGGCGGGTTTCCCGCCGTAGAAAACTTTCCAAGACGAATTTTGAATTGATACACGCTGTGCCAACGCACATAGGATAGCTAGTTGCTAACAAGAACGAATCGATTATTTTAACTGAGCAACAGAAACTACTGTAGCTGCAATTTTCACAGTACTTCAGAACAGTATATGTCCTATGTCTGCTAATCCAATTGATACAGCCTTAGCGGAGTTAGAAGCCCAAATAAATAACTGCGAAAAGGCTTTGTTGAGGTGTATTGAGGAAAAGAAAATGAAATCAGAAAAACCAATGTCAATCAACAAAATTAATAGACAGCTACAACATAATCCTATTGCCATTATTGGCATGGCTTCCCTACTACCCGAAGCGAGAAATTTACGGGAGTATTGGCAAAATATAGTTAACAAAATTGATTGTATTACTGATGTTCCCTCTACTCACTGGAGCGTTGAAGATTACTACGACCCCAACCCCAGAACCACCGAAGATAAAACCTATTGTAAACGGGGTGGCTTTATTCCGGAGGTTGATTTTAACCCAATGGAATTTGGGATTCCTCCCAGCATCTTGGAAGTAACCGACGTTTCCCAACTATTAAGTTTAGTAGTTGCGAAAGAAGCAATGGAAGATGCAGGTTACGGCGAATCCCGCGAATTTAACCGCGATTTGGTGGGGGTAATCTTAGGTGTGGCGATGGCGAAACAATTGGGTATGCCATTGTCTGCACGGTTAGAATATCCAATTTGGGAAAAAGTTCTCAAAAATAGCGGACTCTCCGACGAAGACACCAAAAAAATCGTCGATAAAATCAAAAGTGCTTACGTCAAGTGGGATGAAAACGCCTTCCCCGGTATGCTGGCTAACGTTGTGGCTGGACGCATCGCCAACCGCTTGAACTTTGGCGGGATGAACTGCGTTGTGGATGCAGCTTGTGCGAGTTCCTTCGGTGCATTGAAGATGGCGATTAGTGAACTAGTCGAACATCGCGCCGATATGATGCTGACTGGTGGTGTGGATACAGATAACACCATCATGGCTTATATTTCCTTCAGCAAAACCCCAGCCGTATCTCCTGGTGATAACGTCAAACCCTTCGACGCTAAATCCGACGGGATGATGTTAGGTGAAGGTATTTGTATGCTGGTGCTGAAGCGCTTGGAAGATGCAGAACGTGATGGCGATCGCATTTACGCAGTCATCAAAGGGATTGGTACTTCTAGCGATGGTCGCTACAAGAGTATATATGCACCCCGTAAGGAAGGACAAGTCAACGCCCTACGCCGTGCTTATGAAGATGCAGGTTTCTCTCCCGCAACCGTTGGTCTAATGGAAGCCCACGGTACTGGGACAATGGCTGGCGACCCCACCGAGTTCGGTTCTTTAAGAGATTTCTTTGGCGAACACGACAAGAAAAAGCAGCATATTGCTTTGGGTAGTGTGAAATCCCAAATCGGTCACACCAAAGCGGCGGCTGGTGCAGCCAGCTTGGTTAAAACAGCTTTGGCGCTGCATCATAAAGTATTACCAGCGACAATTAACATCACTGAGCCTAACCCCAAGCTCAACATTACAGAATCCGCTTTTTATCTCAATACTGAAACCAGACCTTGGATTCGTCCAGAAGGGGAACCACCAAGAAGGGCTGGGGTGAGTTCCTTCGGTTTTGGTGGAACAAACTACCACGTAGTTCTCGAAGAACACGAAGCCGAACAAAATCGCCCTTACCGCTTACACAACAGCGCCAGCGAAATCTTACTGTTTGCGGCGAACCCGGCGGAACTCCTCAAACAATGTGAGGAAGTTTTAGGTAAGTTGCAATCAGAGGGTGGTGACAAGCACTATTCCCAATTAGTTCGGGATTGTCAAGCGTTACAAATTCCGCAAAATGCAGCTAGGGTCGGCTTTGTCGCGGAGAACTTGCAGGAAGCTTGCAAGTTCATGCAAACCAGCATTGACTGGCTAAAACATAAGGCTGGTGTAGCAAATTGGGAACATCCCCAAGGGATTTATTACCGCGCTTCCGGGATGGAATTAAACGGTAAAGTCGTCTCCCTGTTCTCCGGTCAAGGTTCCCAATACCTGGAAATGGGACGGGAACTGGTGATGAACTTCCCCACCTTGCGCCGTTTGTTTGGTTACATGGATGGGTTGTTGCTCAAAGATAACTTACGCCCCCTATCTGAGATTGTTTTCCCCCATCCTGTGTTCTCTGAAGCCGAGAAAAATGCTCAAGTTGCTGCACTGCAACGCACAGAATATGCACAGCCAGCGATTGGGGCATTTAGCGCCGGATTGTATGCCATCCTGAAGCAAGCTGGATTTAAATCTGACTTTGTCGCCGGACACAGCTTTGGGGAAATCACCGCTTTGTGGGCTGCGGGTGTGTTGAGTGACGCAGATTATATGTACCTAGTGAAAGCTAGGGGTCAAGCAATGGCTGCGCCAGAAGACCCAGACCATGATGCGGGGACAATGTTGGCGGTGAAGGAAGACCTGAGCAAAATTGAACCCATCCTCAAGCAGTTTCCTCAAGTTAGCATCGCTAATTACAATTCTCCCACCCAGATTGTTTTAGCAGGGCCGACCGCCGAAATCGCTAAAGTCCGTCAAGCTTTACAAGCCCAAGGTTACGCGGCTGTACCCTTACCAGTGTCCGCCGCCTTCCACACCTCACTGATTGCTTTCGCCCAAAAATCCTTTGCGATCGCCACTAAGTCAGTCCAATTCAATGAGCCGAAAATCCCTGTATTCACCAACGTTACAGGTAAGCCTTATCCCAAAGAACCCCAAGCGATTCAAAAAATCCTAGAAACTCACCTGGCTAACTCGGTGTTGTTCAAACAGGAAATTGAAAATATCTATGCGGCTGGTGGTCATTGCTTCGTAGAATTTGGGCCGAAGCGGATTCTTACCAACTTGGTGAAAGATATTCTCGGCGATCGCCCCCACATCACCGTATCTTTGAACCCCAGCACCCAAAAGAACAGCGATCGCTCTTTGCGGGAAGCAGCCGTACAAATGCGCGTGATTGGGATGCAGTTGCAGAACCTCGACCCATATCAAGCCCCACCTGCACTACCCCCAACTGAGACCAAGAAAGGTCTGAGTGTCACCTTACGGGGTATCAACTACAGATCGGAAAAAACCAAAAAGGCATGGGAAGACGCAATGAACGATGGGTTCAAAGTCTCCTTACCTCCTGCACCCACTGTCACAGTTCCCCCCGTCAAAGAGACAAACGGTAACGGACACAGCAAAATTTCCGAACTGCCGAAAATTATTAATAACTCTACTAGTGTTACCCCTGTCAAACCTGAAATGAATTCTGCGATCGTTTCACCTCAACTAGTCGAAGAAAAGAAGATGCAAACACCAGAAAAACTGGACAACTACAAGCGAGTGCTAGAAAGCCTAGAGTACCTGACAACTCAGTTTCAACAAAACCAAACTGAGAATCTCCAAGTTCATGGTACTTACCTCAACCATCAGATGGAATACACCAAAGCATTCTTCCAACTGATGCAGCAACAAAACACCTTGTTTGCAAACGCTAAATCTTCCCAAGAAGCTGCCCAGCTAAAACTAGTGGTGATGGAAAGTTTAGAGCGCAGCATGATGCAGTTTCACTCCCAACAAGGCGAAACCCTCCGCATCCATGAAAAATATCTCCAGGAACAGGTAGCATACGCCAGAGAATTTTTTGAACTGATTCAACAACAATACTCAATGGTGTTGTCTGGTCAGGTGAATCCCCCAGCAACTCCAACACCAGTCAAGGAAGTTCCTGCTTTCACCATCGAAGCACCTGTAACTCCCACCCCCAAAATAGTTGAGCCTCAACCTGAGTCTGTAGTCAAAAATGGCTTTAGCATAGTTGACGCACCCATTCCCCCTGCACCCACAACCTGGGAAATTCAGTCTGAGCTTGTGGTGACAGCACCCGCTTCTGTCGTCTCTACAATTGAGCCTGAGCCAGTAATTGCCGCACCTGTAGTCAACCAAGTTGCAGAATTTACTCCTGCACCTGCACCTGTAGTCGCTCCTGTCATTACACCAGCTATTGATGTTGCTGACTTGGATAAGAATCTTCTAGCAATCATCAGTGATAAGACTGGTTACCCAGTGGAAATGCTGGAACTGGAAATGGACATGGAGGCGGACTTAGGGATTGACTCCATCAAGCGGGTAGAAATCTTAGGCGGATTACAAGAAGTGTATCCCGACCTACCCAAGCCCAACTTAGAAGAACTGGCAGAAAAACGCACCATCGGACAGATTGTCGATTATCTCAAAGCTAACACCGCTATTAGCCAATCTGTAGGCATTGCCATTCAGCAAGCGCAACAAGCAGCCGAGATGCCAACACTGGTAGTCACTGCAAGTATACCTACACCAGCCCCCGTAGTTGTGCCTGAGCCTGTAGCTATCCCCGCAACTCCAGCACCGGCAGCCCCAACCGACACCTCAGACTACGCAGACTTAGGACAAACCCTACTCAACATTACTAGCGATAAGACTGGCTACCCAGTAGAAATGCTAGAACTCGATATGGACATGGAAGCAGACCTGGGGATTGACTCCATCAAACGGGTAGAAATCCTGGGAGCAATGCAGGAAGCGTACCCCAACCTACCCAAGCCCAACATCGAGGAATTAGGCGACCTCCGCACCATTCGGCAAATTGTTGACTACCTCCAGAAGCTGGCGGGAGGTGAAAAAAAAAAGTCTCAGTCTGAGCGGGACTGGCAACCAGTCAGCATAATCGGCAACGTTCCTCGCTGTCCAGCCAAACTCAAATACCTACCAACACCGGATAGCTTAGACTTTTCTTTACCAGAGGGACACATCTGTTTAATTACCGATGATGGTTCCCTCACCACCTCCCAAGTAGCCCAATCTCTGACAGAGCGTGGTTGGAAAGTTGTAGTCCTAAGCTTCCCCCAATCCCTAGTTCCCCATCAGTCCACCTTACCCGCCAGCGTCCACCGCGTCACCCTCGCAGATATGAGTGAAGAACTACTCCAACACAAATTATCTGCGATCGCCACCAACTACGGCAAGATTGGCGCTTTCATCCACATCCACCCAGTGTTCCAAAACTTGGGAATTTACATACCACAAGAAAAGTCAATTGTCAAGCACGTATTTTTCCTGGCGAAACATTTGAAAAAATCCCTCACGGAAGCCGGACGCTATGAGCGCAGTTGTTTTGTGACGGTGACTCGATTGGATGGAGCCTTTGGCTTAGAGCATAACACCAATTTTGGCGCGATCGCCGGTGGGTTGTTTGGACTAGTGAAAACTCTCAGATGGGAATGGCCGAATGTCTTCACCAGAGGGATTGACTTAAGCCCCGCGTTGAACCCTCAGCAGTCAGCACAGTTTATTCTCGACGAATTACACGACTCCAACCTCTATATCCCTGAAGTCGCTTACGGTTCTCAAGGCCGTGTCACCCTCATCAGTTAATTACTCCGCGTACCTTTGCGTTCCTCTGCGTTGAGAAATATGCTTTTTTATCTCACGCAGAGACGCAGCGAAAAGTTCCTCGAAGCCGGGTTTCCCGGCGTAGGAAACTTTTCAAGACAGAGGCGCAGAGAGATAAATGAGATACTTTTAGAATTCAAGTATATGACTACACTCACTCAAGTTCGTCCTGCTTCGGTTTTTGTTGTAAGTGGCGGTGCGAAAGGCATTACGGCGCAATGTGTGATTGAATTGGCGCAGCACCAGCCTTGTCGTTTTATTCTCCTTGGTCGGTCGGAAGTTATTGAAAGTGAGCCGGATTTTGCTCGTGATTGTGTTGAGGAGTCGGTTTTAAAAAAAGCGATTATGCAGCACCTGGTGGCGCAAGGGGAAAAGCCTACGCCGATGAGTGTACAGAAGGTTTATCACAAGATTGTTTCTAGTCGGGAAATTAAGGCGACTTTGGAGGCGATCGCAGCGACGGGGTCACAGGTAGAATATATTGATGTTGATGTGACTAATGTGGCTGAGTTACGCCAAAAGTTAGCGGCTGTGGGGAAAATAACAGGTATTATCCACGGTGCGGGTAATTTGGCGGATAAGTTAATTGAGAAGAAGACAGACCAGGATTTTGAGAAGGTTTACACGGCGAAGGTGCAAGGTTTAGAAAATCTGCTGTCTTGTGTGGATGCTAATCAGTTAGAACATTTGGTGTTATTTTCCTCGGTGGCTGGTTTTTATGGGAATATGGGGCAATCGGATTATGCGATCGCTAATGAAATTCTCAATAAGTCTGCCCATTTAATTAAGAAAAACTATCCCCAGTGTCACGTTGTGGCTATCAATTGGGGTGGTTGGGATAGTGGGATGGTGACACCAGAACTGAAAAAAGCTTTTGCAGAACGGGGAATTGATATTATCCCTGTGGATGTAGGGACAAAGATGCTGGTGAATGAATTACATCCTAGTCACCATGATTCTACACAAGTAGTCATTGGTAGCCCTATTATCCCCGCACCAGGAAACATTGACCCCCAGTTACGCAGCTATCGCATCCGTCGCCGCATGACTGTAGAGGCTAATCCCTTTCTCCTAGACCATGTGATTGCTGGTACTCCAGTATTACCAGCTACCTGTGGGATGTCTTGGATGATTAATGCTTGTGAGGAGTGTTATCCCGGTTACAGGTATTTCCGTTGTCAAGATTTTAAAATTTTGAAGGGTATTACTTTCAATGACAAGGTAGCTACCGAACATATTTTAGAAATACAAGAAGTTGCGAAACATGGTTCTGAATCCATTGAATTTCAGACCAAGATACTCAGCAAGACACCGGAAGGGAAAATTCATTATCACTTCAGCGCTCACATCACCATAGTGCGGGATTTACCACCAGCGCCAGTGTATGAATCTCTCGACCTCACAGAAGATCATACCATTGGGGCGATCAGTAAAGATTTTTATCAAAAGGGGGGTTTATCCCTATTTCATGGTACTTCTTTCCAAGAAATCACCAGAGTTTTAAATATCAATTCCCGGAAAATTACTGTTGAATGTTGTTGGGCAGAAATTCCCCTCGAAGTTCAAGGACAATTCCCCGTCAAATGGCACAATCCGTACGCCACAGATTTGAGTACACAACCCCTATGGTTATGGTTGAGTCATGTACATCAAGAAGTATGCTTACCCGGACAAATAACTAAATCAGAACAGTTTCGAGCCATCCCTCGCAACAAACCATTTTATGTTTCTTGCGAAATCGAAAACAAAACACCATCTGGTGTCACAGCTGATATCATCTTGCATGACCGAGAAGGAAAAATCTACTTCCGTATTTACCAAGCGAAAGCAATCATTGCACCGATGAATTTACACTAACCAAAGTCAGAGTTGTGGGGAGCAGGTGATGAATGAAAGTTCAAACTCTTAATCCTCTCTGCGCCTCTGCGTGATAGAAATCATCAACCCTGACACACTCCCCAATTCTTAAAATAAAACCCTCAAAATATCCTAAATGATTTAGGATTGCTATAGTAGGCCGAAATGAAATCAGCCTCATATCTTTGCTTGTCTGTAAAGTAGCGTAAATCCTGTAAGACTGCGATTTGATTTTTGCCAAAAATGCGGAGAATCCAAAAGGTTTCTTTCTTACTTCCTAACTATAGCGATTTGCAGTTGAGTCAAATACAGACCTAACCCCCAACCCCTTCCCTACAAGGGAAGGGGAGTAAGAATCAAAGCTTATTTCCTTGTAGGAGAGAGGCTTTAAAACCCAATTTTTCGCTGATATTTAACTCTTTACTCCCCTCTCCGCGTCGGAGAGGGGCTGGGGGAGAGGTCAAAAAAGACTTGTCGAACTCAAGTTATATTAAGTCTGGGGAATAGCGTAAATCCAATAATTCGTAATTCGTTATACCCTAACGAGGATATCAGTAGTGGAAAAAATCGCCATCATTGGCTTATCATGCCTGTTTCCTGATGCTAATAATCCTGAGCAATTTTGGCAGAATCTCACCGAGCAGAAAGATTCGACATCATCTGTAACTGTTGCCCAAATGGGTGTAGATCCCACAATATTTTACGACCCGGTAAAAGGCAAGCCGGAAAAATTTTATTTTCTCAAAGGTGGATTTATTCAAAACTTCCAATTTGATGCTAGTGAATACAATCTGCCATCAGAATATGTGGAAAGCTTGGATAATACCTTCAAATGGTCGCTATATGCGGCTAAACAAGCAATAAAACATAGTGGTTATTGGGGAAATCAAGATGTCCTATCTAAATGTGGAGTCATTTTAGGTACTCTCTCTTTCCCAACTAAGCTTTCTACTCAACTGGTTACACCTATTTATCGACAAACTATAGAACCTGCTGTTGCCGAACTTTTACAAAATCAAGATTTTCATCTGGCTGCTTTACCTACAGCAACTAAACCATCTCTACATAATGCGATGATATCTGGTTTACCAGCCGCATTAGTTGCTCAGGCTTTCTCTCTATCAGGTACTCATTTCTGTATCGATGCGGCTTGTTCTTCTGCTTTCTACGCTATCAAGTTAGCATCTCATTATCTGTGGACAGGTAAGGCTGATGTAATGTTAGCTGGTGCTATTAGTTGCTCAGACCCTTTGTTTTTGCGGATGTTGTTTTCTGGGATTCAAGGCTATCCAGAAAATGGGATTAGCTCTCCTTTAGATAAATCATCCAGAGGCTTAGTTACATCCGAAGGCATTGGTATGGTAATGCTAAAACGATATAGCGATGCTGTGAGGGATGGGGATAAAATTCTGGCTACAGTTTGTGGTAATGGTCTTTCTAATGATGGGAAGGGTAAGCATTTGCTCAGTCCCAACACGAAAGGGCAAGTTACAGCTTTTGAGAGAGCCTATAAAGAAGCCCAACTTAGCCCCAAAGCTATAGATTATATGGAGTGTCACGCTACCGGCACTTTGTTAGGAGATACGACGGAATTTAATTCCATCGAAAGCTTTTTTGGAGAACATCAAGCCGCACCATTAATAGGTTCAAGCAAAGCTAATGTAGGTCACTTGTTAGTTGCGGCGGGGATGGTGAGTTTAACGAAGGCGATTTACGGCATGAATTATGGTGTGATTCCACCCACGATTAATGTCAATGACCCTATAGGTACTGAAAACAATGTCATTTCTCCCCAAAACATTGTTCGGACTCCCACAGCCTGGCCTATCAATACCGGAACTAAACACGCGGCTTTAAGTGCTTTCGGTTTTGGTGGTACAAACTCCCATCTGATTTTGGAAAAAGCAGCAGATTTGTAGCCATAACTTGAGGGCTGAGGGAACACCAAAAAATAGGCGTTGCTGATTAGTTTAGTAGAGTGCGTCAGTATGAATAATTTCTGAGTATGTTTAGGTTTTATTGCACTGACGCACCTTACATCTACTCACTTCTGCCTCCTGCCTTTCTTCTATCAATTCAACCTTGACAGGCTAATAGTAAAGTGATGTTTGCAGCAGAAAATAACAACACAGCAAAAATCGCCATTGTAGGTATGGATGCCTTCTTTGGTGAGTGCAATGGCTTAGATGCTTTTGAACGCAGTATTTATGATGGTAAGCAGCATTTCATTACCCTACCGCCGAAAAGATGGTACGGTATTGACGAGCAGAAAGACTTACTGCAAGAGTATGGTTTAACTGATGGTAAAGCCCCTGTAGGTGCTTATATCAAAGACTTTGATTTAGACACTCTCGCTTATAAGATTCCTCCTAACGAAGTCGAAAAACTCAACCCTCAACAATTGCTACTGTTGACAGTGGCCGATCGCGCCCTGAAAGATGCGAAAATTCCTGAAGGTGGCAATGTAGCTGTGATTATTGCGGCTGAAGCCGAATTGTCTGTACACAAGCTACAGCAACGGTGGGATTCATCTTGGCAAGTTAAAGATGGTTTGAATGCGGCGGAAATTACCTTACCATCAACCCAAGTTTCCCAACTGGAAAGTATTGTTAAAGACAGTGTTCACCATCAGGTAGAAATTGGTGAGTATTTGAGCTACATCACCAATATCATGGCTAGTCGGATTTCCTCTTTGTGGAATTTCACCGGCCCTTCTTTCACCCTTACGGCTGTAGAAAGTTCGGCTTTTAAGGCGGTGGAAGTTGCCCAAATGCTGTTGATGACTCAAGAAGTGGATGCAGTGGTTGTGGGTGCGGTAGATTTGGCTGGCGGTGTGGAAAACGTATTATTACGTAGTCAAACCGCACCAATTAATACTGGCGCTAATACTCTCAGCTATGACCAAAAAGCCAATGGTTGGACGGTGGGAGAAGGGGCGGGTGCTGTTGTTCTCAAGCGTCATCAGCAAGCGATAGAAAATGGCGATCGCATTTATGCTGTAATTGATGCTATTAGTATTGGGCAATCCCACACCAAAGTCTATGGGGGCAGTGTTAACCAAGCCTGTCAGCAAGCCTTAAAGATGGCGGGTGTGCCACCTGAGCAAGTCAAGTATGTGGAGGTTTGCGCTAGTGGGATTCCCCAGGAAGATGAGGCAGAAATCGCTGGTTTAGTTCAGGCTTATCCATCGGTGGGTGATGGTTTGCACTGTGCAATTGGCAGTGTCAAAGCGAACATTGGTCATACTTTTGTGGCTTCGGGAATTGCCAGTTTAATTAAAACTGCTCTGTGTTTGTATTACAGATATATCCCGGCTACTCCTAACTGGTCTGGTGTGAAGACTCCCCAAGCATTTGAGGGTAGCCCCTTCTATGTAGTTACAGAATCTAGACCTTGGTTTCTCAGCAAGAACGCCTCCCGACGTATTGCGGCGATTAATGGTATGGGGTGTGATGGTAGTTATGCCCATGTCATCTTGTCGGAAGAAACTAATCAAGCCGAACGCCCGAATCAGTATTTGGAACAGATGCCCTTTTTGCTGTTCCCGGTGGCTGGTGATGACCGGACAAGCCTTTTAGAGGCTTTGGATAAGCTGCAAAAGAGTATTGCTGAGAGTGCTGATTTTTCTCGTAGTGCTAGCCTGGCTTTTACTACTTTCCAGCAGCAATCACAAGCTAACTACGCGGTATCAATTACGGGGCGGAACAAAAAAGAACTCCTCCGAGAAATCGAATCGGCACGGAAAGGTATTAACACAGCTTTTGATAAGGGTACAGATTGGCAAACCCCTGTAGGTAGTTATTTCACAGCCCAACCCTTGGGTAAAAAGGGTGAAGTGGCTTACGTGTATCCGGCGGCGGTTAATTCTTATATAGGTATCGGGCGCAATCTTTTCCGCCTCTTTCCCAAACTCCACGATAATTCTTTTGTTAAGAGCCTCTACAAACGGGCTGCGGATATTGAACGCTTAGTTTTCCCCAGAAGCTTAAGTAAGTTATCTACTAGGCAGTTAGAACAGCTAGAGAAAAAACTCTTGAGCGATTCCCTAGCGATGTTTGAAGCAGAAATTTTCTGCACCAGATTGCTGACGACAATTATTCGGGATGATTTTCAAGTCCACCCCAAATATGTGTTTGGCTACAGCTTGGGTGAAACCAGTATGATGGTTGCTCAAGGGATTTGGAGCAATTTTTCGGAAGTTAGTAACTCTTTTAACTCATCAACTTTATTTGGTGATAGGTTATCCGGGCCGAAAAATTCGGTGCGTGAGTATTGGGGATTACCAAAAGCTGCTACGGCTTCAGGTGATAATTTATGGGGTAATTATGTGCTGATGGCTAGTCCTGTCCAAGTGCGGGATGCTATCCGAAACGAACCCCGTGTTTATCTGACGCAAATTAATACACCGGAAGAGGTATTAATTGCCGGTGACCCAGCAGCTTGTCAAAGGGTGATTAAAACCATTGGCTGTAATTCTTTCACAGCGCCCTTTGATCATGTAATTCATTGTCAGGCCATGCGATCGGAGTATGATGAGTTTGTGCAATTAAATAGCTTACCAGTCCAAGATATTGCTGATATCACCTTCTACTCTGCGGCGGAGTATCAACCTATAAAACTGGAGACTGGAGTTGTGGCTAAAAGTCTGGCGACTGGGTTATCCCAAGAACTGGATTTTCCCAAATTAGTAAACCGCATCTACGACGACGGGGCAAAAATCTTTATTGAGGCTGGCCCTGGTAGTGTTTGTTCTCGTTGGATTGACAAAATTTTAGAAGACAAAGAACACATCACCGTTTCCCTCAATCGTCGAGGAATTGATGACCATACTTCTTTCGTGAAAGCTTTAGCTAAACTTGTCAGTCATCGGGTGAATGTGGATTTGTCACCACTGTACAGCCCAGTGATTGAAACTAGCAACTTAAATAAAGTCACACTGC contains:
- a CDS encoding type I polyketide synthase produces the protein MSANPIDTALAELEAQINNCEKALLRCIEEKKMKSEKPMSINKINRQLQHNPIAIIGMASLLPEARNLREYWQNIVNKIDCITDVPSTHWSVEDYYDPNPRTTEDKTYCKRGGFIPEVDFNPMEFGIPPSILEVTDVSQLLSLVVAKEAMEDAGYGESREFNRDLVGVILGVAMAKQLGMPLSARLEYPIWEKVLKNSGLSDEDTKKIVDKIKSAYVKWDENAFPGMLANVVAGRIANRLNFGGMNCVVDAACASSFGALKMAISELVEHRADMMLTGGVDTDNTIMAYISFSKTPAVSPGDNVKPFDAKSDGMMLGEGICMLVLKRLEDAERDGDRIYAVIKGIGTSSDGRYKSIYAPRKEGQVNALRRAYEDAGFSPATVGLMEAHGTGTMAGDPTEFGSLRDFFGEHDKKKQHIALGSVKSQIGHTKAAAGAASLVKTALALHHKVLPATINITEPNPKLNITESAFYLNTETRPWIRPEGEPPRRAGVSSFGFGGTNYHVVLEEHEAEQNRPYRLHNSASEILLFAANPAELLKQCEEVLGKLQSEGGDKHYSQLVRDCQALQIPQNAARVGFVAENLQEACKFMQTSIDWLKHKAGVANWEHPQGIYYRASGMELNGKVVSLFSGQGSQYLEMGRELVMNFPTLRRLFGYMDGLLLKDNLRPLSEIVFPHPVFSEAEKNAQVAALQRTEYAQPAIGAFSAGLYAILKQAGFKSDFVAGHSFGEITALWAAGVLSDADYMYLVKARGQAMAAPEDPDHDAGTMLAVKEDLSKIEPILKQFPQVSIANYNSPTQIVLAGPTAEIAKVRQALQAQGYAAVPLPVSAAFHTSLIAFAQKSFAIATKSVQFNEPKIPVFTNVTGKPYPKEPQAIQKILETHLANSVLFKQEIENIYAAGGHCFVEFGPKRILTNLVKDILGDRPHITVSLNPSTQKNSDRSLREAAVQMRVIGMQLQNLDPYQAPPALPPTETKKGLSVTLRGINYRSEKTKKAWEDAMNDGFKVSLPPAPTVTVPPVKETNGNGHSKISELPKIINNSTSVTPVKPEMNSAIVSPQLVEEKKMQTPEKLDNYKRVLESLEYLTTQFQQNQTENLQVHGTYLNHQMEYTKAFFQLMQQQNTLFANAKSSQEAAQLKLVVMESLERSMMQFHSQQGETLRIHEKYLQEQVAYAREFFELIQQQYSMVLSGQVNPPATPTPVKEVPAFTIEAPVTPTPKIVEPQPESVVKNGFSIVDAPIPPAPTTWEIQSELVVTAPASVVSTIEPEPVIAAPVVNQVAEFTPAPAPVVAPVITPAIDVADLDKNLLAIISDKTGYPVEMLELEMDMEADLGIDSIKRVEILGGLQEVYPDLPKPNLEELAEKRTIGQIVDYLKANTAISQSVGIAIQQAQQAAEMPTLVVTASIPTPAPVVVPEPVAIPATPAPAAPTDTSDYADLGQTLLNITSDKTGYPVEMLELDMDMEADLGIDSIKRVEILGAMQEAYPNLPKPNIEELGDLRTIRQIVDYLQKLAGGEKKKSQSERDWQPVSIIGNVPRCPAKLKYLPTPDSLDFSLPEGHICLITDDGSLTTSQVAQSLTERGWKVVVLSFPQSLVPHQSTLPASVHRVTLADMSEELLQHKLSAIATNYGKIGAFIHIHPVFQNLGIYIPQEKSIVKHVFFLAKHLKKSLTEAGRYERSCFVTVTRLDGAFGLEHNTNFGAIAGGLFGLVKTLRWEWPNVFTRGIDLSPALNPQQSAQFILDELHDSNLYIPEVAYGSQGRVTLIS
- a CDS encoding SDR family NAD(P)-dependent oxidoreductase, encoding MTTLTQVRPASVFVVSGGAKGITAQCVIELAQHQPCRFILLGRSEVIESEPDFARDCVEESVLKKAIMQHLVAQGEKPTPMSVQKVYHKIVSSREIKATLEAIAATGSQVEYIDVDVTNVAELRQKLAAVGKITGIIHGAGNLADKLIEKKTDQDFEKVYTAKVQGLENLLSCVDANQLEHLVLFSSVAGFYGNMGQSDYAIANEILNKSAHLIKKNYPQCHVVAINWGGWDSGMVTPELKKAFAERGIDIIPVDVGTKMLVNELHPSHHDSTQVVIGSPIIPAPGNIDPQLRSYRIRRRMTVEANPFLLDHVIAGTPVLPATCGMSWMINACEECYPGYRYFRCQDFKILKGITFNDKVATEHILEIQEVAKHGSESIEFQTKILSKTPEGKIHYHFSAHITIVRDLPPAPVYESLDLTEDHTIGAISKDFYQKGGLSLFHGTSFQEITRVLNINSRKITVECCWAEIPLEVQGQFPVKWHNPYATDLSTQPLWLWLSHVHQEVCLPGQITKSEQFRAIPRNKPFYVSCEIENKTPSGVTADIILHDREGKIYFRIYQAKAIIAPMNLH
- a CDS encoding polyketide synthase is translated as MEKIAIIGLSCLFPDANNPEQFWQNLTEQKDSTSSVTVAQMGVDPTIFYDPVKGKPEKFYFLKGGFIQNFQFDASEYNLPSEYVESLDNTFKWSLYAAKQAIKHSGYWGNQDVLSKCGVILGTLSFPTKLSTQLVTPIYRQTIEPAVAELLQNQDFHLAALPTATKPSLHNAMISGLPAALVAQAFSLSGTHFCIDAACSSAFYAIKLASHYLWTGKADVMLAGAISCSDPLFLRMLFSGIQGYPENGISSPLDKSSRGLVTSEGIGMVMLKRYSDAVRDGDKILATVCGNGLSNDGKGKHLLSPNTKGQVTAFERAYKEAQLSPKAIDYMECHATGTLLGDTTEFNSIESFFGEHQAAPLIGSSKANVGHLLVAAGMVSLTKAIYGMNYGVIPPTINVNDPIGTENNVISPQNIVRTPTAWPINTGTKHAALSAFGFGGTNSHLILEKAADL